The proteins below come from a single Vidua macroura isolate BioBank_ID:100142 chromosome 17, ASM2450914v1, whole genome shotgun sequence genomic window:
- the PIGU gene encoding phosphatidylinositol glycan anchor biosynthesis class U protein isoform X3: MQECVQRSWVVEGLALLDLGVSPYSGAIFHETPLIIYLFHFLIEYAELVFMITDVLTAVALYLAIQDFNKVVFKKQKLLIELDKYAPDVAELIQTPMEMHYIPLKVALFYLLNPYTVMSCVAKSTCAINNSVIAFFILATIKGSAFLSAVFLALATYQSLYPLTLFAPALLYLLQRQFIPIKLKSKSFWLYTMQYASLYLCSLVVIICLSFFLLNSWDFIPSVYGFILSVPDLTPNIGLFWYFFAEMFEHFSLFFVCVFQINVFFYTIPLAIKLKEHPVFFMFVQLAIISIFKSYPTVGDVALYMAFLPVWSHLYRYYLFYENLLQSCILQMLHSHLRLCNLNSAPAFVLRNIFILSCVLIFCSFLFPVLWHLWIYAGSANSNFYYAITLTFNIGQILLISDYFYAFLRREYYLTHGLHLTRQDGTEAMLVLK, from the exons ACCCCACTGATAATCTATCTCTTTCACTTCCTAATTGAATATGCTGAACTGGTGTTCATG ATAACTGATGTGCTAACTGCTGTTGCCCTTTACTTGGCAATCCAGGACTTCAACAAAGTTGTG TTCAAAAAGCAGAAGCTCCTAATAGAACTGGATAAATATGCACCAGACGTGGCTGAACTCATCCAGACACCCATGGAGATGCACTACATCCCCCTCAAGGTAGCACTATT CTACCTGTTAAACCCCTACACTGTGATGTCTTGTGTGGCAAAGTCCACCTGCGCCATCAACAACTCTGTTATTGCATTCTTCATTTTAGCTACAATAAAAG gtaGTGCCTTCCTCAGTGCTGTGTTCCTGGCCTTAGCAACATACCAGTCACTCTACCCTCTCACACTGTttgctccagcactgctttACCTTCTACAG CGCCAGTTCATACCTatcaaactgaaaagcaaaagtttCTGGCTCTACACCATGCAGTATGCATCCCTGTACCTGTGCAGCCTGGTGGTGATCATCTGCCTctccttcttcctgctcaactCCTGGGATTTTATCCCCTCTGTTTATGGGTTTAT CCTTTCTGTTCCAGACCTGACACCCAATATTGGCCTTTTCTGGTACTTCTTTGCAGAGATGTTTGAACACTTCAGTCTTTTCTTTGTATGTGTGTTTCAAATCAATGTGTTCTTCTACACCATTCCCTTGGCAATAAAGTTGAA gGAACACCCTGTATTCTTCATGTTTGTCCAGCTTGCCATCATTTCTATCTTCAAGTCCTATCCCACCGTGGGAGACGTTGCGCTGTACATGGCCTTCCTTCCAGTCTGGAGCCACCTTTACAGAT ATTATCTTTTTTATGAGAACCTTTTGCAGTCCTGCATCCTCCAGATGCTTCACTCCCATTTAAGGCTGTGTAATTTGAACAGTGCTCCAGCATTTG tCCTCCGGAACATCTTCATCCTGTCATGTGTGCTCATTTTCTGCTCCTTCCTGTTCCCTGTTCTGTGGCATCTATGGATTTATGCAGGAAGTGCCAACTCCAATTTTTATTATGCCATCACGTTGACTTTCAACATAGGGCAG ATCCTGCTCATTTCGGATTATTTCTATGCCTTCCTCCGTCGGGAGTACTACCTCACTCACGGGCTCCACCTGACAAGGCAGGACGGGACAGAGGCCATGCTGGTTTTGAAATAA